In Actinoplanes derwentensis, the following proteins share a genomic window:
- a CDS encoding PadR family transcriptional regulator gives MPDFQINPTAAALLGLLHEGAMTGGQLMAAAERRLGPYWSMTRSQVYRELPVLAEMGYVRLGKPGPRSSQPYAITASGKRAFSRWLAESPGRDALRNPVALRVAFGQQHTGEQLQGLYTTANQYHSEAMTMAKDQAKEAKKNGDPFGAAALEFAVAYHKAALTWLKAAPTS, from the coding sequence ATGCCCGACTTCCAAATCAATCCGACGGCGGCTGCCCTTCTCGGCCTCCTCCATGAGGGGGCGATGACCGGTGGTCAGCTGATGGCGGCTGCCGAACGCCGCCTCGGGCCCTACTGGTCGATGACGCGGAGCCAGGTCTACCGCGAACTACCCGTACTCGCTGAAATGGGGTATGTCCGTCTCGGTAAGCCGGGCCCCCGGTCCAGTCAGCCCTACGCCATCACCGCGTCCGGCAAGCGCGCTTTCAGTCGCTGGCTCGCCGAGTCCCCGGGCCGCGACGCGCTGCGCAACCCGGTGGCCCTGCGGGTCGCCTTCGGTCAGCAGCACACCGGAGAACAGCTCCAGGGGCTCTATACCACCGCGAATCAGTACCACTCGGAGGCCATGACCATGGCCAAGGACCAGGCCAAGGAGGCGAAGAAGAACGGCGACCCGTTCGGTGCGGCAGCGCTGGAGTTCGCGGTCGCCTATCACAAGGCCGCACTCACCTGGCTGAAAGCCGCTCCGACGAGTTGA
- a CDS encoding DUF6912 family protein, whose product MTDLVRVYVPATLPLLAILRAGGQIGDQTTVAHAVTPMLREWYAEGDEEELEYVAFTRAAQDALRLLRQDTSAPRRRVVVSADVPAASLIREDTELGTSTVRLPQPVRLADLASIHVDGTDASETITAAVDVVEAALAGDADAQFTVDGAEDHELEWYAVSELDELL is encoded by the coding sequence ATCACCGACCTGGTTCGGGTGTACGTCCCGGCCACGCTGCCGTTGCTCGCGATTCTGCGGGCCGGAGGGCAGATCGGCGATCAGACCACCGTCGCGCACGCGGTGACGCCGATGCTCCGGGAGTGGTACGCGGAGGGCGACGAGGAGGAGCTGGAGTATGTCGCCTTCACCCGCGCCGCCCAGGACGCCCTGCGACTGCTGCGCCAGGACACGTCCGCGCCCCGTCGCCGGGTGGTGGTCTCGGCCGACGTGCCGGCCGCCAGCCTGATCCGGGAGGACACCGAGCTGGGGACGAGCACCGTCCGGTTACCGCAGCCGGTGCGGCTCGCCGATCTGGCCAGCATCCACGTCGACGGGACGGACGCGTCCGAAACGATCACGGCCGCCGTGGACGTGGTGGAGGCGGCCCTGGCCGGTGACGCGGACGCCCAGTTCACCGTCGACGGTGCCGAGGATCACGAGTTGGAGTGGTACGCCGTTTCCGAGCTGGACGAACTGCTCTGA
- a CDS encoding helix-turn-helix transcriptional regulator, with the protein MPEPRFLLLSDVAAELNVSDSQVYHMVRSGELPAIKIGGRGQWRVERATLERYIEEKYAETAVWVRDNPLTEREPE; encoded by the coding sequence GTGCCGGAGCCCCGTTTCCTGCTGCTCTCCGACGTGGCCGCCGAACTCAACGTCTCGGACTCGCAGGTCTACCACATGGTCCGCAGTGGCGAGTTGCCCGCGATCAAGATCGGTGGCCGCGGCCAGTGGCGTGTCGAGCGCGCCACGCTGGAGAGATACATCGAGGAGAAGTACGCCGAGACCGCCGTCTGGGTCCGCGACAACCCACTGACCGAACGTGAGCCGGAATGA
- a CDS encoding Rv3235 family protein, which translates to MRSAAEIAPIGSRPTIRLRPVPRYEPPFDDESTAQEWAESAVLDWSPSRQPPQGPPPTVLPRAEAPAVPGVSGDARLAVRRFVRLCVEVLNGFRPAAHLRRLALPSEAAEVVAQGLAGARRVAELRKAARPGTHRPLRPAPVAVIKVMLCEPRPGAIEAAVALVTGDRTWAMAFRLELHQQTWTTTTLLII; encoded by the coding sequence ATGCGATCGGCGGCCGAGATTGCACCCATCGGGTCCCGGCCGACGATTCGTCTGCGCCCGGTTCCCCGATACGAACCTCCCTTCGACGACGAGTCGACGGCCCAGGAGTGGGCGGAGTCAGCGGTCCTCGACTGGTCACCATCCAGGCAGCCGCCTCAGGGCCCACCCCCGACGGTCCTGCCCCGGGCTGAGGCCCCAGCCGTCCCCGGGGTGTCCGGCGACGCCAGGCTCGCCGTCCGCCGGTTCGTGCGCCTCTGCGTCGAGGTCCTCAACGGATTCCGTCCCGCCGCCCACCTGCGCCGCCTGGCCTTGCCCTCGGAGGCGGCCGAGGTCGTCGCACAGGGCCTGGCCGGCGCCCGCCGAGTGGCTGAGCTACGCAAGGCGGCCCGCCCGGGCACCCACCGCCCACTTCGTCCGGCCCCGGTCGCGGTGATCAAGGTGATGCTGTGCGAGCCCCGCCCCGGCGCGATCGAGGCGGCCGTCGCCTTGGTGACCGGCGACCGCACCTGGGCCATGGCCTTCCGCCTGGAACTCCACCAGCAGACCTGGACCACCACCACCCTCCTGATCATCTGA
- the secA gene encoding preprotein translocase subunit SecA — MSILEKILRAGEGRMVRRLKAIADAVNSIEDDYVDLTDDELRECTQQFKERAEEGESLDSLLPEAFAVAREGAKRVLGQRAYDVQLMGGAALHFGNIPEMKTGEGKTLTGVFPAYLNALSGKGVHIITVNDYLAQRDAEWVGRVHGFLGLTVGVILPNRPAAEHRAAYECDITYGTNNEFGFDYLRDNMAWSKTELVQRGHNFAIVDEVDSILIDEARTPLIISGPAEHSARWYGEFAQIVARLQPGKDGEGDYEVDVAKRTVAITERGVAKVEDRIGIDNLYESVNTPLVGYLNNAIKAKELYKRDKDYIVSPEDEVLIVDEFTGRILHGRRYNEGMHQAIEAKEGVEVKQENQTLATVTLQNYFRLYDKLGGMTGTAQTEAGEFNSVYKVGVVSIPTHRPMIRIDHPDVIYKTERAKFNAVIEDIAERHATGQPVLVGTVSVENSEILSTLLRRRGIPHSVLNAKYHAQEATIIAQAGRKGAVTVATNMAGRGTDILLGGNPDFTAAAELSQRGLDPAESPEEYAKALEEVLPEVKKATVVEASEVQAAGGLYVLGTERHDSRRIDNQLRGRSGRQGDPGESRFYLSLQDDLMKRFRAGAVEAVMERFNIPEDVPIESKMVSKQIRNAQTQIEAQNAEIRKNVLKYDEVMNKQRTVVYAERKRVLDGEDMHEQVTHMIDDVIAEIVTAATSDGYAEDWDLEQLWTNLRRLYPVSVTIEDAVEASDGEKGTVDAEFLSKRLVEDAQAAYAAREEELGSEAIRELERQVLLAVIDRKWREHLYEMDYLQEGISLRAYAQRDPVVEYQREGFDMFHQMMEGIKEEAVGFVFNLEVQVEEAPSVTVDPSQAFALPKVGGDVEPVPDDDQPERVEVHAKGLGGPGRPQNLQYTAPTIDGEAGAGSPQIRQEQAPAQPGSGGSPVQIGPGGSPVPASPAHTSAARPRHSADQSESNGPSRNAPCYCGSGRKYKRCHGSPGNA, encoded by the coding sequence GTGTCGATATTGGAAAAGATTCTTCGCGCCGGCGAAGGCCGTATGGTGCGACGGCTCAAGGCGATCGCGGACGCGGTCAACTCGATCGAGGACGACTATGTCGATCTCACCGACGACGAGTTGCGCGAATGCACCCAGCAGTTCAAGGAGCGCGCCGAAGAGGGTGAATCACTCGACTCGCTGCTCCCTGAGGCCTTCGCGGTGGCCCGGGAGGGCGCCAAGCGGGTGCTCGGCCAGCGGGCCTACGACGTGCAGCTGATGGGTGGAGCCGCCCTGCACTTCGGCAACATCCCGGAGATGAAGACCGGTGAGGGCAAGACCCTGACCGGCGTGTTCCCGGCCTACCTCAACGCGTTGAGCGGCAAGGGCGTGCACATCATCACGGTCAACGACTACCTGGCTCAGCGTGACGCCGAGTGGGTCGGCCGGGTGCACGGCTTCCTCGGCCTCACCGTCGGCGTCATCCTGCCGAACCGGCCGGCCGCCGAGCACCGTGCCGCCTACGAGTGCGACATCACGTACGGCACGAACAACGAATTCGGTTTCGACTACCTGCGCGACAACATGGCCTGGTCGAAGACCGAGCTGGTGCAGCGCGGCCACAACTTCGCGATCGTGGACGAGGTCGACTCGATCCTGATCGACGAGGCCCGCACCCCGCTGATCATCTCCGGCCCGGCCGAGCACTCGGCCCGGTGGTACGGGGAGTTCGCCCAGATCGTCGCCCGGCTCCAGCCCGGCAAGGACGGCGAGGGCGACTACGAGGTGGACGTCGCCAAGCGCACCGTGGCCATCACCGAGCGCGGCGTCGCCAAGGTCGAGGACCGGATCGGCATCGACAACCTGTACGAGTCGGTGAACACCCCGCTGGTCGGCTACCTGAACAACGCCATCAAGGCCAAGGAGCTGTACAAGCGGGACAAGGACTACATCGTCAGCCCCGAGGACGAGGTCCTGATCGTCGACGAGTTCACCGGCCGCATCCTGCACGGCCGTCGCTACAACGAGGGCATGCACCAGGCCATCGAGGCGAAGGAGGGGGTGGAGGTCAAGCAGGAGAATCAGACCCTGGCGACGGTCACCCTGCAGAACTACTTCCGCCTGTACGACAAACTCGGCGGCATGACCGGTACAGCGCAGACCGAGGCCGGCGAGTTCAACAGCGTCTACAAGGTCGGCGTCGTGTCGATCCCGACGCACCGGCCGATGATCCGCATCGACCACCCGGACGTCATCTACAAGACCGAGCGGGCCAAGTTCAACGCGGTCATCGAGGACATCGCCGAGCGTCACGCCACCGGCCAGCCGGTCCTCGTCGGCACGGTCTCGGTGGAGAACTCGGAGATCCTCTCCACCCTGCTGCGCCGCCGCGGCATCCCGCACAGCGTGCTGAACGCGAAGTACCACGCGCAGGAAGCCACGATCATCGCCCAGGCCGGCCGGAAGGGCGCGGTCACCGTCGCCACCAACATGGCCGGTCGTGGTACGGACATCCTGCTCGGTGGTAACCCGGACTTCACCGCCGCCGCCGAACTGAGCCAGCGCGGCCTCGACCCGGCGGAGAGCCCGGAGGAGTACGCGAAGGCCCTCGAAGAGGTCCTGCCCGAGGTCAAGAAGGCCACCGTGGTGGAGGCCAGCGAAGTGCAGGCCGCCGGCGGTCTCTACGTGCTCGGCACCGAGCGGCACGACTCCCGCCGCATCGACAACCAGCTCCGCGGCCGGTCCGGCCGGCAGGGTGACCCGGGTGAGTCCCGGTTCTACCTGTCGCTGCAGGACGACCTGATGAAGCGGTTCCGGGCCGGTGCTGTCGAAGCGGTCATGGAGCGCTTCAACATCCCCGAGGACGTTCCCATCGAGTCGAAGATGGTGAGCAAGCAGATCCGCAACGCGCAGACCCAGATCGAGGCGCAGAACGCGGAGATCCGCAAGAACGTCCTCAAGTACGACGAGGTGATGAACAAGCAGCGCACCGTCGTCTACGCCGAGCGCAAGCGGGTGCTCGACGGCGAGGACATGCACGAGCAGGTCACCCACATGATCGACGACGTGATCGCGGAGATCGTCACGGCGGCGACCTCCGACGGTTACGCCGAGGACTGGGACCTGGAGCAGCTCTGGACCAACCTCCGCCGGCTCTACCCGGTCAGTGTCACCATCGAGGACGCCGTCGAGGCGTCCGACGGGGAGAAGGGCACGGTCGACGCGGAGTTCCTCAGCAAGCGGCTGGTGGAGGACGCGCAGGCGGCCTACGCGGCCCGCGAGGAGGAGCTCGGCTCGGAGGCGATCCGCGAGCTGGAGCGTCAGGTGCTGCTCGCGGTCATCGACCGCAAGTGGCGTGAGCACCTTTACGAGATGGACTACCTCCAGGAGGGCATCTCGCTGCGGGCCTACGCGCAGCGTGACCCGGTGGTGGAGTACCAGCGCGAGGGCTTCGACATGTTCCACCAGATGATGGAGGGCATCAAGGAGGAGGCGGTCGGTTTCGTCTTCAACCTGGAAGTCCAGGTCGAAGAGGCACCCAGCGTCACCGTCGACCCCAGCCAGGCCTTCGCACTGCCCAAGGTCGGCGGCGACGTCGAGCCGGTGCCGGACGACGACCAGCCCGAGCGGGTCGAGGTGCACGCCAAGGGCCTCGGTGGTCCCGGCCGCCCGCAGAACCTGCAGTACACCGCGCCCACCATCGACGGTGAGGCCGGCGCGGGCAGCCCGCAGATCCGCCAGGAGCAGGCCCCGGCCCAGCCCGGTTCCGGGGGCTCCCCGGTCCAGATCGGCCCCGGCGGCTCCCCGGTCCCGGCGAGCCCGGCCCACACGAGTGCCGCCCGCCCCCGGCACTCCGCCGACCAGTCCGAGTCGAACGGCCCGTCCCGCAACGCCCCGTGCTACTGCGGCTCAGGCCGAAAGTACAAGCGCTGCCACGGATCCCCCGGCAACGCCTGA
- a CDS encoding GNAT family N-acetyltransferase: protein MDQNTEVSPEDAGTGSQIRLRNDGKGDTIIEGPTGDILGRIGLEHGILTFEVVPEARRKGVATAAVREFSRATLTRRDRLEMRIEWDDTAAQRVALAAGYTREAVRRGNPELLVYSRLSGDPEEPAPRLLPDLPGGELSDGVIGLRPLRITDAAFYTELHSDPDVIATSVPAEPKSPDEIRRRCSRAEAQWLAGNRADLVIVDLASGEPAGEICLYYQEPQLSQAMIGYSTLPAYRGKGFTTRAAQLLALWVFAETDIVRLVAGVLPTNIGSQRVLEKAGFTREAYQRLRLPGPDGTRLDDLFYVLFAGDLLMQASGENGSHA from the coding sequence GTGGATCAGAACACTGAAGTAAGCCCCGAAGACGCGGGTACCGGCAGCCAAATCCGCCTGAGGAACGACGGGAAGGGCGACACGATCATCGAGGGGCCCACCGGCGACATCCTCGGGCGCATCGGCCTCGAACACGGGATCCTGACCTTCGAGGTCGTCCCGGAAGCCCGGCGGAAGGGGGTGGCGACCGCCGCGGTGCGCGAGTTCAGCCGCGCGACACTGACCCGGCGCGACCGGCTGGAGATGCGGATCGAGTGGGACGACACGGCGGCCCAGCGGGTCGCCCTGGCCGCCGGTTACACCCGCGAGGCGGTCCGCCGTGGCAACCCCGAGCTGCTGGTCTACTCCCGGCTCAGCGGCGACCCGGAGGAGCCGGCACCGCGCCTGCTGCCGGATCTGCCCGGCGGGGAACTGTCCGACGGCGTGATCGGGCTACGGCCGCTGAGAATCACGGACGCCGCTTTCTACACCGAGCTGCACAGCGACCCGGATGTGATCGCCACCAGCGTGCCGGCCGAGCCGAAGAGCCCGGACGAGATCCGCCGGCGCTGTTCCCGGGCCGAGGCGCAGTGGCTGGCGGGCAACCGGGCGGATCTCGTCATCGTCGACCTGGCCAGTGGTGAGCCGGCCGGTGAGATCTGCCTGTACTACCAGGAGCCGCAGTTGTCCCAGGCCATGATCGGGTACAGCACGCTCCCCGCGTACCGGGGCAAGGGTTTCACCACCCGGGCCGCGCAACTGCTGGCACTCTGGGTCTTCGCCGAGACCGACATCGTCCGTCTCGTGGCCGGCGTGCTGCCGACGAACATCGGCTCGCAGCGGGTGCTGGAGAAGGCCGGTTTCACCCGGGAGGCGTACCAGCGGCTGCGGCTGCCCGGGCCGGACGGCACCCGGCTGGACGACCTGTTCTATGTGCTCTTCGCCGGAGACCTGCTGATGCAGGCCTCCGGCGAGAACGGATCACATGCCTAG
- the hpf gene encoding ribosome hibernation-promoting factor, HPF/YfiA family yields MDIVVKGRNVEVPDHYREHVAEKLSKVERYDQKLIRADVELFHERNPRQSDTCQRVEITVMTKGPVVRAEAQAQDFYAALDCAINKLDARLRRSADRRRVHRGRHAPVSVAAATANLPTDLTSGRTATLTKPDLDADPIEHDDGQPWRIVREKEHSAEPMTVDDALFQMELVGHDFYLFHDKESGRPSVVYRRRGYDYGILSLGM; encoded by the coding sequence GTGGACATTGTCGTCAAGGGCCGCAACGTAGAGGTTCCCGACCACTATCGAGAGCATGTCGCCGAGAAGCTGAGCAAGGTCGAGCGTTACGACCAGAAGCTGATCAGGGCCGACGTGGAACTCTTCCACGAACGCAATCCGCGGCAGTCCGACACCTGTCAGCGTGTCGAGATCACGGTCATGACCAAGGGGCCGGTCGTCCGGGCTGAGGCCCAGGCACAGGATTTCTACGCAGCTCTGGACTGCGCGATAAACAAACTCGACGCCCGGTTGCGCCGTTCCGCCGACCGGCGCCGCGTGCATCGTGGGCGGCACGCGCCGGTGTCGGTGGCCGCCGCGACCGCGAACCTCCCCACCGACCTGACGTCCGGGCGCACCGCGACCCTGACCAAACCGGACCTCGACGCCGATCCGATCGAACACGACGATGGCCAGCCGTGGCGCATCGTCCGGGAGAAAGAGCACTCGGCCGAGCCGATGACCGTCGATGACGCCCTCTTCCAGATGGAGCTCGTCGGCCACGACTTCTACCTGTTCCACGACAAGGAGAGCGGGCGGCCCAGCGTCGTCTACCGCCGCCGTGGTTACGACTACGGCATCCTCAGCCTAGGCATGTGA